In one Candidatus Planktophila versatilis genomic region, the following are encoded:
- the recR gene encoding recombination mediator RecR, which produces MYEGAIQDLIDALGRLPGIGPKSAQRIAFHILQADSEVAANLVEAVRTVKERVKFCTQCGNVSEETECRICRDPRRDGTKICVVEESKDVIAIERTREFRGKYHVLGGAISPIDGIGPDQLRIRELMQRLADSSITEIILATDPNLEGEATATYLARLIKPMGINVSRLASGLPVGGDLEYADEVTLGRAFEGRTNL; this is translated from the coding sequence ATGTATGAAGGCGCGATCCAGGACCTCATTGATGCGCTAGGTCGGCTGCCAGGAATTGGACCCAAGAGCGCCCAACGTATTGCATTTCATATCTTGCAAGCAGATTCTGAAGTAGCAGCTAACTTAGTTGAGGCAGTTCGCACGGTGAAAGAGCGGGTTAAGTTCTGCACGCAGTGTGGCAATGTTTCAGAGGAGACCGAGTGCCGAATTTGTCGCGACCCACGACGTGATGGAACAAAGATTTGTGTCGTTGAAGAGAGTAAAGATGTGATTGCAATCGAGCGCACGCGCGAATTCCGTGGGAAATACCATGTGCTTGGTGGCGCCATTAGTCCCATTGATGGAATTGGCCCAGACCAACTGCGCATCCGAGAATTAATGCAGCGGCTGGCAGACTCATCGATTACTGAAATCATTTTGGCCACAGATCCCAACCTTGAAGGTGAAGCCACTGCCACCTACCTGGCTCGCCTGATTAAGCCGATGGGCATCAACGTCTCGCGCTTAGCTTCGGGTTTGCCTGTGGGCGGAGATCTGGAATATGCAGATGAAGTCACGCTCGGTCGTGCCTTTGAGGGCCGTACAAACCTTTAG